A region of the Falco rusticolus isolate bFalRus1 chromosome 6, bFalRus1.pri, whole genome shotgun sequence genome:
atTTATCTTACCTTGCTATAAGATAACCTGTAGAACAACAGCTCcagacattttttatttctaaataatgttttttttaactgaatttaaTCAGATAGTTGGACATATACAACACAAGGGTTAGATCTGTTGTTATTTCTTCAATGCTGTGATACAAAAGCAATATGGATAATACATACAGTATAAATAATGAACTTCATGTTCATTAAACTCAGTTACGGAAGTCCattatatattttctgtttaaaagtgaCTGTACAGAGTGACAGATAAATATAAATCCAAGACAAACCACAAAGTGCCTTATAAACccacacaaaaataattgtttgaaAATTGTCATAAGTAAGTAGCATGGCATCCTACTAACATAtacaaaattaagagaaaaatacattttgttatctgattctttcattcattttgcCATCCTTATAATCAGGTCCAGAAGTACAATGTAGAAAGTGAACTTAAAtatcttctctgttttcaaCTTCAAAATGTGGTCAGTGTTATGACAGGGTAGGCTTATCCAAGTCccaaaagaactgaaagagcCATGTAACTCAATTTTATAAGGTATTTCATTGAGAAGACTGAGTTCACTCATGTTTTGTTgaatatgctttatttttaaagaataatttgtgAAAAGCAGATACAGATCTAAAACTGGATTTTGGAAACTCTGGTGTGGGAATGTGTTTCTATTTTGAGATCAACTTCTAGAtaaactttgaaattaaaatcattATGACCGCAGAAGCTTAAGACATGTTCCATAGCCTTTTCTGGTATAGCTTTACTTAGCCAAAGTATTTACTACCATAAAAAAATCCTATCAACCACATTAACACACGTCATACATGCAGTGTTGTGCTTTAGTACATCCTTGCCAGATGAAGAACCAAGGAATAGCTCTTAACCCATGTGACTGTTGGGACTAAATAATGAGTATAATAAGTAAGCTGTCTGAGCAAGGAAAGAATTTTTATGGGTGTCTTCTGCCAGGAGCTTGTGAGGATGAGAGTGGGAAACAACCAGAAGAAGACAGGAGACAGGTCAGAAGACACACAGATTCCCAGAGCCCCTGAAAAAGTTGTAGGGCAGCAAAAGAGAGGCATATTTTCAGAATGGGAAGTTCAGCTTAAATGCAAGGCTAGAACTGACCAATGTAAATCAGCctggaacaaagaaaaacagtctCATGAGGTGAGGCACCCAAAAAAAAATGGGTCAGATGAGTAAAGGAGGGAAGCAAATCCACCCACCAAGCACAGACTGAAACAAGGGAATGCATTTATCATATTTTCTTAGATTATTTATTCCCTCTTGCTACCTGAGTATAAAGTGAGTTCTTCTTTGGAATTCCACAGAAAGTGTTTGTGTACCAGGCAAATACATTTCAAGTACAATACTCCATAGGGGAAGAGTGGAAGATCCATCAGTAGGCAACTAGCACATTTCTGTTCACACCTCCTAGTTCTGCAAGTTGACAGAGGCATTGGCTGAATCTTATTTTTACTGCAATGATGACTAAACACTTTCACTCACACTTTCCTACACATAGATCAAAATATTGTGACAAGATAAAGAACATCAGAAATCACAATTCATGGGGAGGTGGGGTATGAAACGAGGGTTATCTTTAATAGCAAAGGATGACAGTGGcaacagtaatgaaaacagagaacacATCTAAAACCCACCTCTTGCCATTccaaaacctttatttttctttacaccAGCTGCCATTTCTAATTTTATGAtgagtcttctcttcctctgctttagCCACTGTTTGCCAGTCTCTGAATTCACATCTTCACttgttctttttggttttatgtttctgttcctctctTCACTGTCATCTTCCTCATCCTTGATAACATTAGGTTTCCCAATAAAGTTCAGTTGGAGCTCTTAGTTCTCTGGCttctttgccctttttttcctcatttgcagTACAACTCTGCACTAACCCATTAATTATCAAAACAGACATAATACCAGCTCCTTTTTTATTGCACAGTGGCCTTATACTCCTGGCTTTCTATGAACAATTCCCTCTTAAAGCCACCATTTGATTTCTTGTAGTATCGTTATTCACCATAATTCTTGCAaacctcattcagcagcagaatTCCTGATGTATGGATTATTTTATAATCCCTCTCCTGGACCTCAGGTTCTACAGCCACAATCCTTTGCCCCTCTTTCTGCAGTGTTCATCATTCTAGCCTGGTTTATCAGATTCTTCTGGTTTAGCCACCCTTCAGCTACTGGATAGTCTGGGAGAAATCCCATAACCATGCTGAACAAGAAATTTTCCTCCTTCACCAGTTCTCCTGTCCCGTTGCCCTACCCCCATTATTCCTACTTCTCTGCACTTTGCACAGTCCCATTACAGATGTACAGATGCTCGTTTcacctctttccttcttttcaccAGCAAGTCTGTTCacttaaattgaaaaaaaaaaatgttttttaaaagcctgttgAAGTTATTTTATGAGTATCAGCTTTGCACTGTCCTGAATGTACATGGACAATAAAATGCAGTCAAGTCACCATGTACTATacaaaggagagagggaaattcccaaagcattaaaaacattttaaaatatatttactaaTTTCAAGATTCTTAGCCATTCACTGTATGCATTTACACGGCATCACTACAGAAGAGTGCtccttctaaataaaataacccAGGCATTTATTCCTTTCACTAtccatttcttcagtttctaaCTCATAATGTTTCATGGCAACAAAGTATCGGATAAAAGTTTCGCCTAATGCTTCCTTAATGCATGAATCTTTCTCAAGTGCAACAAGAGCATCTTCCAGTTTCAGAGGGACTGAGGAATGTTTCAGGTCAGCAGTGTGATTTTCTTCTTGGAGCATATCATCATACCTAAGACCTCTCTTCACTCCATCTAGACCCGCAGCAATAGTGGCAGCAAGCACCAGGTAGGGATTTGCTGTAGCAGAACTTAATTTATTCTCGATCTGAGTGCCTTTTCCACCATGGCATTTGACATTAAAGGCACAGCTGTTATCATTATATGCCCATTTTGCATTTACAGTCTCTTTTGATTCTTTACTGTATTTAGAATAAGGCTTACGGCAGCTGGTGGTAGGAGCCATCAAGCAGCTGATAGCTGCTGTGTGTGCCAAGAGACCCGATAACCAATTTTTTCCAATATCTGAGAGCTCCCCAACTCCATaaccagcagaaaacaaattcttctgGCCATTCAAATCCCACAGGCTATGTGAAAGAGCCCCTGAATTGTAGAAACCTGATTCTGAGAAAAAGCTAGCCACATAGTTATACTTCTTAGCTACCTCTTTAATGCCTGTTCTAAATGTGAAGGCACTGTCAGCAGCATCTATGCCAAATGCTGGATGAAAAGTGATCTCCATTTGCCCAGGCccactggaagaagaaaagctttcaatGTTGGCACCAGCATAATACATTCCTTCAATGAGCTCCTGAATGAAAGTCTGGTCATGGTTATTTAGTATCGTGGCTGCAGGAAAGGATATTGTCTTCGAATTTACAACCTCAGTAATGccataaatacaaaattcataAGTGAAGGCAGAGTGCAGAGAAAAACCATTGTCCTGAAGCTGGCTCAGCTGTTTCTTGGCAATGTGCCTCGGCGAGGTCATTAGCGGGTTGCCCAGCACGGTGAAGGAATCACATATCACTCTTGCCGTCTGCTCAGTCCAGGGTAATATTCGAAACGTTGATAAATCAGGGTTCAGGATTATGTCACAATTAAAATTGGTTGCATTTATGTAATCTAATTCATTATCTTTAGGATTCAATGTCAGCTCAAGATAACTTCTGGGCATGGCAACACCGTGAATTGCTTTCTCCTAAACACAGAGCAGAATCACAGATTACCAAATGAGAAAAGAACTGAAtggtatttttatgtatgtaaaatatataaaactCAGATTCTTAGTAAGAATCAtagtatttttcctgaaagaacaCTAAAATGCAGTGATCACCGAAGTGGAGAGCAACAGCCAGTTCTGTGTCGTTATGAAGCAGAACAACCTTCTACAAGATTGGTATGAAAACCCTGGCATCAAGTATCCCAAATGACCGATTTTTAAGTTGccataaaaaaataagcaaatgttCAACACTTATTCTTGCATGGTCTTTATACAATTATGGACATCACCAGTTAGGTACAAAAGTTGCTAGTCAAACATATCTATACTCTACTAGGCTTCCATATCCTCTGAGTATTTCCTTAACATATATCCAAGTGGCCACACAAGACTCATGGCAATATGAATTCAGGTTGTGTCTTCTCTTTAAATGCCATTAACACATACCTCACTGCTTTTCAGATGCACAGTttaactgaaaagtctcacTTTCTGGACTTAATAACTCTGGGGGTAAAATGGCAGGGAAGCACTTCCACATGAGAAATTATTCTAATGTTCCGGTGCTCCCCTGTATAGTAAACAGGATAAACCCATAGTTGTCCTTCCCCATTTGAAGACAGAGGTTCAGCTTACACAAATGAAATGTAGGTAGAACCCCAGGGGAGGACCGTCTACCTTCAAACAGGCACCTTTACAACTTACCATATATTCAAACCTTTAGCTGATGAAAACTGCAATTATGCCAAGTTCTACCAAGTGAAATTTGGCTTATGTTTACATCTTACCTTTATTCTTCTAAGGGAAAGGATCACCATCGGAGTGAGCAGGGGAGACAGAACAAACCTAGGAAGGGGCAAGCTCAgagtagaaaaaaacaaaatttcgCCTATCCAGATGGAAAATTGTTGAAATACCTCAAATTGCATATGGTAGCTTCTcgtaaaataaatacataaatcaaGTCCACCTTCTCTTAAGTAGGTGGTAGTTTAGTGGTAGTGATTCTGCTTGTGTGACACATAACCAAAACCGCACAATATGGTGAATACTGCTCCAAGATGTCTAAGATGTCCCTTTGATACTGAAAAGGTGTTGAAGATGATTACCCTATAGTACTacctctccctcccccaaaCCCTTatgctccccccccccaaaaaaaaggaaattactcTCAGTTGCTCTGTATgcatacgtgtgtgtgtgtacatgcataCACATCTTTTTAGTGTCCAGAAATATAGACTGCCATGCAAAGTTCCAATTTGTTTAGATGGTAAGGTAAACACAAAAGCTGTCTTTGAACAAGTTAATCTAGACATTTGCAATTTGATATAGCAGCTGAAAGTGAAGTTACAATTAACCTACAGCCCCTCACAAAAACCTAAATTACTGAAAGTCCATTGTGATAAAATCCAAATGacaacagagagagaaaattttaTCTAGATGACAGAGTTGCAGTTTAGCAACAtctaaaagagaaataacaaaatacagctTAGACTTCAAAAGGAATTTGAAACAAAAGtgctcaacatttttttttgtgatcaCTCAgtaaagcttaaaaatattcGTAGTGATATGTGAAGTGAAAGTATGTTGTAGTTACGCACATGAAGTATCACACAAGCAATATACTGGAAAGGCTGATTCATCAAGGATACACATGGTGAGGACTGCTTCCTAATTTGATTCTTATTTCCTGAATCATTAATATGGCAAATATTACTATTCAGTCATCATGAAACCCAACGGTATTTTCTATTGTGATTGATGACTATAAAATTTCTCATAACTAAAGTGATTTTCAttcagtcattttctttctttcagtgtttattcttttctttttgcaatttACTGATGTTCAGTAGAACAAAATCCTTATAATAGATTAAATCTGAAAAGATAATTCTGAGGGAAGAGATTATTAGAAGTACAAAAAACTGAAATTACTGGCCTTATTTAACTAGGTTACTGTTTGAGGGAACAGAGAAATAGCTGAtagcagtaatgaaaaaaagtccAGATCCCTTGGGAACAAGTGGAGGGAACAGATAATTTGTTCTAAGTTTGGGTTTCTCCCTGCactatggaaaaaatatagGTTAAGGACAGGGCCATGAAAACATAAAGGTACAGCTAGAAACCAGAAAACTTACGTGAAAAAAGCGAGAAGGAACATTCTTTGATCTTGACACACCATGGAGGTCTATCGATTCAAATCTGACAAACTGTACGTTGTCCCTGGCCATCTGCTGCTTAATAAATTCAATATGAGAGAACAGGTGAAGGAGAGTTGGACCTCCGAGGCTGTTTACATCAGACTCTCTGCTGGATGCTATAAGTGAAGAGGAATGCTCACGTCAAACAAAATAATGAGTGCTGGAATACAGGCTGTTCTCCTAAAAAGTGCAATAGTGGGAAACTGTGACATGGagtgtaaaaacaaaaataaggaaaagataTGGAtcatgaaacatttttgtaaataaacacactttttttccccctgaggACCTGTACAAAATCCCTTGGATTTTTGAATGATTGATAAACTTTTTTTCAAGAGAACACAGGGGAATCATGTAGTAAAGTCAGGAATTTCTGAGGGATACCTCAGCTGCTTCATTGGGTGCTTTTAGGAGGACAAATGGCAGCTGGATACCTATTTCCCACTGAAAGCTGATAGAATTCAGATGATATATTTCTTCAATGCCTTTGAAAAGTGCATGGATACAGAAACACGACAAAAAGGGCATTTATCTTCTACTAAACCTTTCTCAAGACCTCCTGAGGAGGACTGCAGTCTCCTCCACCACAGGCAGCAGACTTTTAAGAGAAGTTTatacatttattcattttctgttaaagtGTTGTCTTCTTAACTGTATTACAGCAGCTGTGGGACTGTATAAACTTCTTGGCATGAAAGCAGTAACATCTGAGTATAACTTCTGGCATGGAGCAAAGAGCTGGGCATAGTGACTTCATCTCACAAACCTCCCTATctttcagcttgcttttctttttactatgTATTGTTATTATTCAAGTTAGACTACATAAGAGATTAATTTCCATTTAGCACAATAAACTAAATAGACCAAGGGTAAAATTTTATATTAAGATAcggaaaaaatgtgaaaaaatatttctttctgcatttctaggAGGAAATTCCTCCGTTCTTCCTGAGAATATGATCAGATGAAATTTTGCAGAACATTCAGATCTACAATGGAAGATCACCAACAGCAACCATTCACCACCACCCTTCAAGTGGAAGTTAAAAGCTTCATGCTGAGGCACAGCAAAGGGTGGTGGGAGCACTCCCAATCTCTCCAGAACCAAACTACCCAAACTAGAGCAGACCTCCTTTAGCAGTAGCCAGCAGGCACACACACATCTTTTTGACCTCTCCTTTGGGGCTAGTAGGACCGCCAGCTGCGAGGCTGTAAGGAGGCTTTCCAGCTCACCCAGCACAAGGCTGTCTGGTTATTCCCTGAGAAGACAGCAAATCTATCCACAGTCACAGATTCCTCAAAACCTTTGCATCTTCCAGCTTCAGATGGCAAGGAGGTGACAAGGGTGCTTTAGGTCAGTAAAGTAGAAGAGGTTAAGTAACAACAGTGTTCCCTGAGGAATGACAGGTGAAAGCACAGGACaaaattttaagtaaatgtAAGAGTCTAtaggaaaatacagcaaaaatcaaaaaggtagaagcaagaaaagaataattttgtcaCATCCACTTCTTCTCATGACATATTTCCCCTTGGTCTGCTTCAGCTGTAAGCTGCTTatggaaacagcttttttccagTGTCTTCTATGAACATTAGGGCACTATGTCCTTGACAAGATATACATTACATGAGGAAGTcctgtttaaatattttgtgtgacACTCACTCTGCTAGAGATGCTGCCAAAACACAATAGCAAGCAGGGGAGATATGTAAACTGGCCTTGTCTTGTGTATGTCATCCCAGTAACAGCTATTCGAATACCACTTCAGTCATCCCATAACGTTGTTTTACAACGCAAATGTTTACTTCCATTTAGCAGATACGACCTCTTTATGAACTTGACCATCAATTAGAAGTTTATTAACAGATAATAAACTGTGGCTATATATTAGATtaatagaattttaaattattctgaaaaactTCCTACAGATTACAGTGAGTAGCATTTTCTTCAACTCCAGGGACAGAAGCTTgagtaaaaaagtaaaaagcctttttgcctttgtAAAAGCAGTGGTCCACCTCTTATTCTACACGTGTTTAATGTCCTGTGCAAAGACGGTAGATGTTTCCTGTCTACCTATCACACAGAGATTTTTATGTCTTCATATTACTCAAAGTAAAGTTTGACTGGCAACCCTTGACATCAGAACATTGTACTTTTGATGTACATTTTGCAAGTATTTCTTATAACTCCCCAAAATGTTACCTGTTAAATTTGCATCTactgaacaaatattttccagataaAAACATATAATACATGAAAACAACAACTTCGACTCTGACCTAAGTAATTCTTTAGATTGGTATTCCTAAGAGACATAAGTGATATAAAATCAATATCTTAGAAAAACACAAATGTGATATGCATTCATATTAATGATGCatggatttatttaaaaagtacagCTACAAATacacttaatttaaaaatctaccAGTGGTAGGTAGTTTTCCGAATTTTGTATATATCTATTATCTTCAAGCTAAAGATATTTGTATAAATGCATTAATACAGGACTAGATTATTTGAAATAACATCAAGTAACAGAATATTCCTCTAAAGTAATGTTTTTGAAGAACACTAAGCAAGCACAAATGAAATTGAAGAAGCAAGAATTTGTCTTCTCCACTTGGACTTGTTATGATTAATGACAGATACTTTTAAATGATGagaataaaatttatatattgATCTAGTATTAGTGTAAAATTAGGTTATATACCAGTCTAGACAGCCCACTAGTCAAAAGACAGATACTTATTCATTTACCATAGCCTTTATCCAAAATCTGTTAGGATCAATAAAAACACTCCTGCAGCTTTCACACACTTTTTAGAGGAAGTTCATCTTTTAAATCATTTGCAGCTTATCTTTCCcattgaaataaatttctgtaaatTGTATGGTAGATAAGAAATATCATAACTTAATACCTCTGATTTTGGAAATATAAAAAGGGATCTGCTTCTTAAATAATCTTTAGTGAAATAACTACTGACAGTACTTACTTTTCTCCAGCACAAGtcccaaaatgtattttcttgatAGCCGCTACATAAATCATGGGCAAACTAAGTCTGTGAAACCAGTGATGGCTAAAGTTTGGAAAGGTATACTAAGGAACTGAGTACTCTGTCCTTTCCCAGTCCTTACGGTCATTATCCAGAGCATTAGTTACTAGAGATAAGGTAGCTAATAAGTAAGTATTAGACAGGTCTAGCTGACTTAGATACACAGTCTAAAGTTCTTACATGCTTATGAGGGAGGACTGTGTTCATGAGTGTAACTGTTTCCCTAGCTCTCTGGGCCTCTAGAAATACTGGcattgttattttcatttcagaaaatctACTTGTGGAAACATGAACGTAAGTTTCACAactttctcagattttgtttcagattttcagtttaaaatcaaatataaatCCAGACTGGCCATCTTTCTTAAAGCAGAATGGTACATACAGATCCTTAGATATCTATATCAAATCAGTagtaaacagaaaagcacattaTGTTTGTGTTTCTATGGTTCGATGTGTATTTCCCATTTAAGTTACCACTGAGAAACAATTAGTAttactcatttttcttctgtaagcaGTATAAATTATCTgcaaatttaaagaaattattttacatatttaaaaattattaataacaCAGAACTAAATATATTACCAAAAAATCTACAAATTTTATagggtttattattatttctagcAGAAGAGTGGCACCACTCTTGGGTTATTAATATTGAAATCATTCAAATTGCTGAAGGCAGCTTACATAAGGCTACAACAAATGGTTAACATCAGCTTTATCTTCTCAGCAATAGAAAAGTGCAACAATAGAAGAAAGTGCATGTCCCAGATCAATCTGTCTTTATCTGCTTGTTCAAAGAAATCCTTTCCCATGGTCCCTTATTAGATCACACCGCATCTAAAGCAAACAATTTCTCAGCTCTATAAGAGGTGGCTGTGTCAAActgatgaaatgaaaagaacGTGCTACCTGTTTCCAGGGAGTTGACAATAACACGAACAGGCTGACCTGAAAAATGTAGCAATATTGAAACTCTTCACCGAGAAACATGACCACCAATGTAACATAAGGCAGTAACAACAGACACCAGCAGGTAGACTCCAGGTACAAATCATGCCCTGGAAAAAGAGACATGTTTCCATCAGTTCTTCCCCAGCATCTTCCTCCCACTgcctctccagcagcaccagctgtaCCAGCCATGCTCCCTCCTGACACgaccctgctgcagccacgCCGCTGCTGCTCACCCTCCTGTCCCGTGAGATGAAGTCTGGGCACGCCTGTCCCACACCGGACCACACATCCCTCTGCTCTGAGGCACGCTGTGGCACCTGGTACTGTCTCAGTGTGGTAGGGAAATAAAAACCCTTGCGAGCATAGCAATTGGTATGCCAGTCAAGGCATCATTTCGTCACTCTAGAGCTCTCTTGGGCACTGGCTATTAACAGGAAAGGCGAGGTGTTCCCTGCAAAAGAATCTGTCTAAAGAGAACGATGGGTTTTGCAGTTCTTTACTGAAAAGGTGGTCTTGTTGCTAGGACTAGAAGGGTTAATATCCAAAGTtgtcttaatttcttcttcatcctTGGAAATCTAATACTGAggtgtattgggtctggctgagccccatagcagcccccACAGCGCTGTGctcgcacagcaccaaggctgtctctgcctctccagcctccccCCTCTCACCACTAGGCTGGGGGttggcaagatcttgggaggggacatagacaggacagctggcccaaagTGACCAAcgggatattccataccatacgacGCCTACTCAgtaataaaagctaagagaaaggagcagggaggggggcatttgttatttacaacatttgttttccagagcaactgctacatgcactgaagccctgcttcctgggaagtggccgaacatcacctgctgatgggaagcagagaataacgtcttttgtttttccttcacttccacaTGCAcaaattttgctgttgtttcattaaactgcctttaccttgacccacaagggggttttttccatcttattttcttccaaccctgttctgctgaggagggcGGTGACAGAGCggtttggtgggcacctggcacccagccaaggtcaacccaccacatgAGGGCTCTGATGATCTATATGAATATTGACTCCCTTTATGAAAACGAATACATGGTGCTGCTGATATCCATTAGCAGTGAGTCCTACAGGGTAATCAACACCTACACTCTTCTGAGTCCTATGGAAATTCCTGTCAGTGCTAATTTAAATACATCTGCTCTTCCTTACAGGacttttatttgtgtatttaagAACAGCCAGTCTACTTTGTTTGTACAGCATGTTAATTAGTGCTCTCCCATTTCTCTGCAAACATTAAGAGCCTCTATTTCTCAGCCCTTCTATGACAGCTTTTCCTATGCCAGATATAATTTTTAGTGGTAATATTAGAAACCTCTCTTTTCTATTCCCATCTGTTTTTTAACATGAACATGGACATAAGTACTGGGTTACATTTGAATAGTACTATTGATATGAATAGTGATCAGaggcattttcatttgaaaacattatataatttacatttctgtttcaccCAAAAACAGTTTTGCCAAAAATTATTACTGATAGGTCAGTAAAGTATTTGATTTCTGCagtaaagtaaataaaaagttatttcctaCCTCATATTTTTGCCTCTCTACAAGACCACTAACCCCTTATGGGAATAAATATGTAAGCATACCAGAAACTTATCAAAGCATAGGagacagtaaaaatattttcctgatcTGTTCGATACTGATactttcaaacttttttccaTCCATTTCTTTGTCTCTTGATAGTCTGCTTTCTTGATCTTAACTGTGAAGAAGGCTTTTTTACTGATATGGTCATGGAGAAGTTCAGCGCTTTTTTGTTAACTTTTATATCTAATTCAGAGACCAATGAACAGCTTCAATTATCCATGAATTATTCTTTCCAAACTGTATGACAACAACATGACACAGCTTCTCAGAGGAGCTACATCATTAAGaatcaaatagaaaataagacTTTATTTCTCAATAgatgaaagataaaataaatcatcCATATTTTTCAATCTTCCACGGTGTTttataaaaatggcttt
Encoded here:
- the LGSN gene encoding lengsin isoform X4 encodes the protein MELSHTSKIPDPCPLQGTTSSSEPPSDQSLQNPTGFPPVQKDRRGLDGSHTGSDMEEDMSAETREVQEYADTGKRKAGKIHKEINTPAKTEQPTGVQPVRSTGKAGCAEAVRRGEGSKKAESKQEEQGAMQEKDVKFHVAKMGALGSTVTAQGSGTAESFTGAPDISKRSLQELKNLLSEGPLPAYGPHYSGKTGGTFSQKNLKPREKTADKQGRPFEAFSPHFGEENQKYHSFHKEGVGQQNKPLLVLSSAGSDQQQPAGSDVDQLILGLPAASTRAENTAPDIPFEPSAGHAASSRESDVNSLGGPTLLHLFSHIEFIKQQMARDNVQFVRFESIDLHGVSRSKNVPSRFFHEKAIHGVAMPRSYLELTLNPKDNELDYINATNFNCDIILNPDLSTFRILPWTEQTARVICDSFTVLGNPLMTSPRHIAKKQLSQLQDNGFSLHSAFTYEFCIYGITEVVNSKTISFPAATILNNHDQTFIQELIEGMYYAGANIESFSSSSGPGQMEITFHPAFGIDAADSAFTFRTGIKEVAKKYNYVASFFSESGFYNSGALSHSLWDLNGQKNLFSAGYGVGELSDIGKNWLSGLLAHTAAISCLMAPTTSCRKPYSKYSKESKETVNAKWAYNDNSCAFNVKCHGGKGTQIENKLSSATANPYLVLAATIAAGLDGVKRGLRYDDMLQEENHTADLKHSSVPLKLEDALVALEKDSCIKEALGETFIRYFVAMKHYELETEEMDSERNKCLGYFI
- the LGSN gene encoding lengsin isoform X1; amino-acid sequence: MHEWSPYALVDCHRHPDSCAPEVMRRNTSESDNDEVDGNNICGFRKKKGVKGPTKYIPPLENEKMELSHTSKIPDPCPLQGTTSSSEPPSDQSLQNPTGFPPVQKDRRGLDGSHTGSDMEEDMSAETREVQEYADTGKRKAGKIHKEINTPAKTEQPTGVQPVRSTGKAGCAEAVRRGEGSKKAESKQEEQGAMQEKDVKFHVAKMGALGSTVTAQGSGTAESFTGAPDISKRSLQELKNLLSEGPLPAYGPHYSGKTGGTFSQKNLKPREKTADKQGRPFEAFSPHFGEENQKYHSFHKEGVGQQNKPLLVLSSAGSDQQQPAGSDVDQLILGLPAASTRAENTAPDIPFEPSAGHAASSRESDVNSLGGPTLLHLFSHIEFIKQQMARDNVQFVRFESIDLHGVSRSKNVPSRFFHEKAIHGVAMPRSYLELTLNPKDNELDYINATNFNCDIILNPDLSTFRILPWTEQTARVICDSFTVLGNPLMTSPRHIAKKQLSQLQDNGFSLHSAFTYEFCIYGITEVVNSKTISFPAATILNNHDQTFIQELIEGMYYAGANIESFSSSSGPGQMEITFHPAFGIDAADSAFTFRTGIKEVAKKYNYVASFFSESGFYNSGALSHSLWDLNGQKNLFSAGYGVGELSDIGKNWLSGLLAHTAAISCLMAPTTSCRKPYSKYSKESKETVNAKWAYNDNSCAFNVKCHGGKGTQIENKLSSATANPYLVLAATIAAGLDGVKRGLRYDDMLQEENHTADLKHSSVPLKLEDALVALEKDSCIKEALGETFIRYFVAMKHYELETEEMDSERNKCLGYFI
- the LGSN gene encoding lengsin isoform X3, giving the protein MPYIKNTSESDNDEVDGNNICGFRKKKGVKGPTKYIPPLENEKMELSHTSKIPDPCPLQGTTSSSEPPSDQSLQNPTGFPPVQKDRRGLDGSHTGSDMEEDMSAETREVQEYADTGKRKAGKIHKEINTPAKTEQPTGVQPVRSTGKAGCAEAVRRGEGSKKAESKQEEQGAMQEKDVKFHVAKMGALGSTVTAQGSGTAESFTGAPDISKRSLQELKNLLSEGPLPAYGPHYSGKTGGTFSQKNLKPREKTADKQGRPFEAFSPHFGEENQKYHSFHKEGVGQQNKPLLVLSSAGSDQQQPAGSDVDQLILGLPAASTRAENTAPDIPFEPSAGHAASSRESDVNSLGGPTLLHLFSHIEFIKQQMARDNVQFVRFESIDLHGVSRSKNVPSRFFHEKAIHGVAMPRSYLELTLNPKDNELDYINATNFNCDIILNPDLSTFRILPWTEQTARVICDSFTVLGNPLMTSPRHIAKKQLSQLQDNGFSLHSAFTYEFCIYGITEVVNSKTISFPAATILNNHDQTFIQELIEGMYYAGANIESFSSSSGPGQMEITFHPAFGIDAADSAFTFRTGIKEVAKKYNYVASFFSESGFYNSGALSHSLWDLNGQKNLFSAGYGVGELSDIGKNWLSGLLAHTAAISCLMAPTTSCRKPYSKYSKESKETVNAKWAYNDNSCAFNVKCHGGKGTQIENKLSSATANPYLVLAATIAAGLDGVKRGLRYDDMLQEENHTADLKHSSVPLKLEDALVALEKDSCIKEALGETFIRYFVAMKHYELETEEMDSERNKCLGYFI
- the LGSN gene encoding lengsin isoform X2; the encoded protein is MLFGCIFYCWLQNTSESDNDEVDGNNICGFRKKKGVKGPTKYIPPLENEKMELSHTSKIPDPCPLQGTTSSSEPPSDQSLQNPTGFPPVQKDRRGLDGSHTGSDMEEDMSAETREVQEYADTGKRKAGKIHKEINTPAKTEQPTGVQPVRSTGKAGCAEAVRRGEGSKKAESKQEEQGAMQEKDVKFHVAKMGALGSTVTAQGSGTAESFTGAPDISKRSLQELKNLLSEGPLPAYGPHYSGKTGGTFSQKNLKPREKTADKQGRPFEAFSPHFGEENQKYHSFHKEGVGQQNKPLLVLSSAGSDQQQPAGSDVDQLILGLPAASTRAENTAPDIPFEPSAGHAASSRESDVNSLGGPTLLHLFSHIEFIKQQMARDNVQFVRFESIDLHGVSRSKNVPSRFFHEKAIHGVAMPRSYLELTLNPKDNELDYINATNFNCDIILNPDLSTFRILPWTEQTARVICDSFTVLGNPLMTSPRHIAKKQLSQLQDNGFSLHSAFTYEFCIYGITEVVNSKTISFPAATILNNHDQTFIQELIEGMYYAGANIESFSSSSGPGQMEITFHPAFGIDAADSAFTFRTGIKEVAKKYNYVASFFSESGFYNSGALSHSLWDLNGQKNLFSAGYGVGELSDIGKNWLSGLLAHTAAISCLMAPTTSCRKPYSKYSKESKETVNAKWAYNDNSCAFNVKCHGGKGTQIENKLSSATANPYLVLAATIAAGLDGVKRGLRYDDMLQEENHTADLKHSSVPLKLEDALVALEKDSCIKEALGETFIRYFVAMKHYELETEEMDSERNKCLGYFI